In Mucilaginibacter auburnensis, the genomic stretch TGATATACCACATAAACATATCTGCTCAACCGCAAAAGCATCACTGGTGCGGAATATAGAGCCAATGTTGTGCATACTGCGCACATTATCCAAAACCACAATTACGGGTAGTTTCTCCTGTTCTTTAAACTCCGCAACTGACGGACGGTTCAGTTCATCTAATTTTAATTTGCGCATTACAGGCTATCCGTATTTTGTTTAGGTACTGACAATAGTTGTATTGATCCAACACCATTGCCAATATTCTGCTGATATACAGTAGGGGCGTAACCGATTTTTTGGGTGTAATAAGCGGTTATTTCTTTGCTAAAATTATCAAACCCTGCTTTTTTAACTAAAGCAATAGCGCAACCACCAAATCCGGCTCCGGTCATGCGGGCTCCTGCTACGTCTGGATTAGTTTTACTGTAATCAACCACGGCGTCCAGTTCAATGCCGCTTACCTCGTACAAGTCTCGTAATGATTGATGAGATGCATACATCAGCTGGCCAAATTCCGCAAGCTTGTTCTGTGATAATGCTTGTATAGATTGTTTAACACGTTCATTTTCCAGTATAACATGTTGAGCGCGTTTGTATACTGTTTCGTCTGCTATCAGGTGGCCGTTTTCTGCAAAAGTTGCCGCGTCTATATCGCAAAGATCTTCAATATCAAAGCGCTGCCTGAAAGCTTTTAAAGCCGCCGCACATTCTTCAACGCGTTCGTTATACTTTGATTCCACCAGTTTACGTGGCTTATTGGTATTTACCACGGCCAAAACATAATCGCCTAACTGCGCGCTCACAAGGTTGTAGTCGAGTGTATCGCAGCTAATGGCCATAGCTTTATCTTTCTCGCCAAAGGTTACCGCAAACTGGTCCATAATGCCGCTGTTTACGCCAATAAAATTATTCTCCACAGATTTTGAAAATTTCACCAGGTCGAGTTTGGAATATCCGGCGTTAAACAATTCATTAAAAGCATAAGCAGTAACTACTTCTATTGATGCTGATGATGACAGACCCGAAGCTATTGGGATATTGCCGTAATACAGCATATCAAGCCCCTGCAGCGTATGGCCATTTTTAATAAAATAATCGGCCACACCCAACGGGAAATTGTACCAGGTGTCGCCTTGTTTGGTGTAGCCGTTCTGTAATGGTATTTCTATAACCTCATCAAAGTTTAAACTTTTAAGGCGTATTACATTATCGTTATTAGGGGCGGTGTAAAGTGTTGTGCCAAATTCAATGGCACACGGCAGCACCAGGCCGCCATTGTAATCAATATGTTCGCCTATCAGGTTGATCCTCCCTGGCGCAAAGAATGCGTTGAGCGCTTGCTTTTGATATATTTCGGTAAATTTAGTTGAAAGATCCATGTTTATGCAGCTGTTTTATTGGGCAGGCAAATATTGTAATTATTACACTATTTAGTTTAAT encodes the following:
- a CDS encoding galactokinase, with translation MDLSTKFTEIYQKQALNAFFAPGRINLIGEHIDYNGGLVLPCAIEFGTTLYTAPNNDNVIRLKSLNFDEVIEIPLQNGYTKQGDTWYNFPLGVADYFIKNGHTLQGLDMLYYGNIPIASGLSSSASIEVVTAYAFNELFNAGYSKLDLVKFSKSVENNFIGVNSGIMDQFAVTFGEKDKAMAISCDTLDYNLVSAQLGDYVLAVVNTNKPRKLVESKYNERVEECAAALKAFRQRFDIEDLCDIDAATFAENGHLIADETVYKRAQHVILENERVKQSIQALSQNKLAEFGQLMYASHQSLRDLYEVSGIELDAVVDYSKTNPDVAGARMTGAGFGGCAIALVKKAGFDNFSKEITAYYTQKIGYAPTVYQQNIGNGVGSIQLLSVPKQNTDSL